CATGGGTCACCTCCTTACAGTTCGGCGGCAAGCTCATCAAGCAACTTGCGATGTGCGTTCTCGTCGACCGACTCTTGCAAAATACGCTCAGCGCCGATGATCGCGAGGTGAGACACCTGAGCAAGAAGCTCGCTTTTCGCGCGATTGACCTCTTGCTCGATTTCAGAGCGGGCGCTTGCAATGATGCGCTCGCCTTCAACTCGCGCCTGCTCCCGCGCCTCTTCGATCATCTGGGCAGAGCGCTTGTTGGCCTGCTCGATGATAGCGGATGCCTGCTCCTTGCTCTCCTTGAGCGTCTGCTCGGAGCGCTCCTGGGCAAGTTCGAGATCGCGCGTTGCACGGCTGGCTGCGTCCAAACCATCAGCAATTTTCTTCTGGCGCTCGTGAAGCGCGTTGCTGATCGGAGGCCACACGTACTTTATGCAAAACCAGACAAAGATCGCGAAGGCGATCGTCTGCCCGATAAGCGTCATGTTGATATTCACAGGACTGTACCTCTGACAAGTTCGTGGCGACCGGGGTAAAACAAAACCGAGCGAAAAAGCGCCCGGTCAGGTTTGATTAACCGGCAACAACGAAGATCAGGTACATCGCGATACCAACACCGATCATCGGTACCGCATCCAGCAGACCCGCCATCAGGAAGGTTTTGGTTTGCAGCTGGTCGCCAAGCTCCGGCTGGCGAGCAGTGGACTCGATCAGCTTACCGCCGAGGATCGCAAAGCCGATACCGGTGCCGAGTGCACCCAGACCGATCATGATGGAAGCAGCAATGTAGATCATTTCCATGGTAATGCTCCTGGTTTTTCAAGTTTAAGGTTGAGGTTGAGGGTTGAAGTTAAGGGTGGATCTTGAGATCAGTGGTGTTCGTGAGCAGCGCTCAGGTAGACCACGGACAAAACGGTAAAGATGAACGCCTGCAGGGTGACGATCAGGATGTGGAAGATGGCCCACGGCACGTCGAGCACCCAGATGGCCCAGAAGGGCAGCATGGCGATCAGGATAAAGATCACTTCACCGGCAAACATGTTGCCGAACAGACGCATCGCGAGGCTAAACGGCTTGACCAGCAGCGACACGATTTCGAGCACCAGGTTGAAGGGAATCAACAGCCAGTGGTTGAACGGGGTCAGCGAAAGCTCGCGGGCAAAACCGCCCACGCCCTTCACCTTGAAGC
The window above is part of the Halomonas sp. GD1P12 genome. Proteins encoded here:
- a CDS encoding F0F1 ATP synthase subunit B, with the protein product MNINMTLIGQTIAFAIFVWFCIKYVWPPISNALHERQKKIADGLDAASRATRDLELAQERSEQTLKESKEQASAIIEQANKRSAQMIEEAREQARVEGERIIASARSEIEQEVNRAKSELLAQVSHLAIIGAERILQESVDENAHRKLLDELAAEL
- the atpE gene encoding F0F1 ATP synthase subunit C, which encodes MEMIYIAASIMIGLGALGTGIGFAILGGKLIESTARQPELGDQLQTKTFLMAGLLDAVPMIGVGIAMYLIFVVAG